One stretch of Bombus terrestris chromosome 5, iyBomTerr1.2, whole genome shotgun sequence DNA includes these proteins:
- the LOC100648508 gene encoding uncharacterized protein LOC100648508 encodes MMTFAKFSLIICLFGILLWEIHGQGMMIDPISRSSAWRKGFPVEVNINDHELSCGGPTIQFTQNNGLCGVCGDDYAMPRPRPNENGGLYGTGVIVQRYKVGSIINVKVKLIANDLGHFRFNLCPLEGPNDLETEMCFNQYPLQLYNSYPDDKFYLPNYEKDFYISIQLPPNVICEHCVLRWTYEIGNHVSRCYNGEVSFGCGSQKTFRNCADIAITLS; translated from the exons ATGATGACGTTCGCGAAATTTTCACTGATCATCTGCCTGTTTGGTATTTTACTTTGGGAGATTCATGGACAAGGCATGATGATTGATCCCATTAGCAGAAGCAGCGCCTGGCGCAAAGGATTCCCCGTTGAAGTGAATATCAACGACCATGAACTTTCCTGCGGGGGGCCGACC ATTCAGTTCACGCAAAATAATGGATTGTGTGGAGTATGCGGTGACGATTACGCTATGCCACGACCTAGACCAAATGAAAACGGTGGACTTTATGGAACCGGCGTGATCGTCCAAAG GTACAAAGTAGGCAGTATTATTAACGTAAAGGTGAAACTGATTGCTAACGACCTGGGACACTTCCGATTCAATCTATGCCCCTTGGAAGGACCGAACGATCTCGAGACCGAGATGTGTTTCAATCAATATCCGCTTCAGTTGTACAACAGCTACCCTGACGACAAGTTTTACCTACCAAATTATGAAAAGGACTTCTACATATCAATCCAGCTGCCACCGAATGTGATCTGCGAACATTGTGTGCTTAGGTGGACTTATGAAATTGGAAACCACGTTTCTCGATGTTATAACGGAGAAGTCTCATTCGGATGTGGATCTCAAAAGACATTCAGAAATTGCGCCGATATCGCGATCACTTTATCCTGA